The following nucleotide sequence is from Mucilaginibacter sp. cycad4.
AAAACTTATTCCTTGTATAATAACACTTATACCCCGCTTACCGGTGGTACTTTAATGCATTTTTGTGCCGAGTATAACAGCCTTGCCTGTGCCAAATTACTTTTGGAACATGGCGCCGACGTGAATGCCAGGGGCGCTTATGACGAACATGGTTTCGGCGGGCATACGCCTATTTTTCATACGGTGAATCAGAATGGGAACAGTTCTGTTGATATGCTTCACTTTCTACTGCAAAACGGTGTTGATCTTTATATTACTGTTAATGGATTGATTTGGGGCAGGGGATACGAATGGGAAACGTTTATCCCTGCGGTAAACCCTATAAGTTATGCCATGATGGGTTCATTGCCGCAATTTCACCGTAAGGAGCAAACGATTATGGAGGTGGTGAGCCTGCTTATAAAACATGCTTACGGAATTGACTATGTTCCGAAAAATGTGCCGAACGCTTATTTGAAGAGAGGGTAAGGCTATTATAATTGCAGAAGGCACAAGTAATCTCTGCACAGGCAGCCGCACAATACTTGCGCCAGTGAACGCGTCTCTCAGCAAACAGACTTACGAAGTTTTGAAAACTTCGTAAGCCTTACCGGATAAATAAAAAAGCCACCCAAACCGGGCAGCTTTTCACAATCAAAATTAATGTATTAATGAAATTTTATTTGATCACCAGGTCATAAGGCAGGCGGGCCTGCGGGGTGCGCATCATTTGGGTGATGCCTTTTATTTGCTGGTAAACACGGTAGTTTTCGCCAAGCTCGTTTTTAACCATCCGGGTTTGTACTTCGGCACTTAAACCGCCTTCTACTTTATTGAAAAAGCTTTTTT
It contains:
- a CDS encoding ankyrin repeat domain-containing protein — its product is MPNYTDILYAAETHSVDEIKAYFANGGSPNEVHDGMPVFTMMVEMYARGPRFKDCVQAFIDAGLEYEDKALLAVLAHDEEKLKEAIAADASVTDKTYSLYNNTYTPLTGGTLMHFCAEYNSLACAKLLLEHGADVNARGAYDEHGFGGHTPIFHTVNQNGNSSVDMLHFLLQNGVDLYITVNGLIWGRGYEWETFIPAVNPISYAMMGSLPQFHRKEQTIMEVVSLLIKHAYGIDYVPKNVPNAYLKRG